Proteins found in one Hypericibacter terrae genomic segment:
- a CDS encoding NADP-dependent oxidoreductase: MSGSINKRVLLARRPEGLPKPSDFRLEEVTIPAPKEGELLLRILFLSLDPYMRGRMDAGESYAAPVEIGEVMDGGTVAEVVVSRHKDFVKGEILLSYSGWQSYALSDGQGLRKLDPAAAPVSTALGVLGMPGFTAYAGLLTIGRPKPGETVVVAAASGAVGSAVGQIAKIKGARAVGIAGGLAKCAFVLENLGFDAAIDRRAPDFARRLKEACPKGIDIYFENVGGAVWDAVFPLLNDFARIPVCGLIADYNMSAPFPGPDRLPVVMDQVLTKSLTIRGFIQREFADQRPAFYSEMSQWIRGGRLRYREDVVDGLDNAPDAFIGLLQGRNFGKLVVRVL, from the coding sequence ATGAGTGGGAGCATCAACAAACGTGTACTGCTGGCGCGCCGGCCCGAAGGCCTGCCGAAGCCGAGCGATTTCCGCCTTGAGGAGGTGACTATTCCGGCGCCGAAGGAAGGCGAGCTTCTGCTTCGTATCCTCTTTCTCTCCCTCGACCCTTACATGCGCGGACGCATGGACGCCGGGGAGTCCTATGCGGCACCGGTGGAAATCGGAGAAGTCATGGACGGCGGTACCGTAGCCGAGGTCGTCGTGTCTCGGCACAAGGATTTCGTCAAGGGCGAGATCCTTCTCTCTTATTCCGGCTGGCAGAGCTATGCCCTCTCTGACGGCCAGGGCCTGCGCAAGCTCGATCCGGCAGCAGCACCCGTCTCCACCGCGCTCGGTGTCCTCGGAATGCCGGGTTTCACCGCCTATGCGGGACTCCTTACCATCGGTCGGCCCAAGCCCGGCGAAACTGTGGTGGTCGCCGCCGCCAGCGGTGCGGTTGGCTCCGCTGTCGGCCAGATCGCCAAGATAAAGGGGGCGCGCGCGGTGGGGATCGCTGGCGGCTTGGCGAAATGCGCCTTCGTCCTTGAGAACCTTGGCTTCGACGCGGCGATCGACCGTCGCGCGCCCGACTTCGCCCGGCGCCTGAAGGAAGCTTGCCCCAAGGGCATCGACATATATTTCGAGAATGTCGGTGGCGCGGTCTGGGATGCAGTCTTTCCACTGCTCAATGATTTCGCCCGCATTCCCGTCTGCGGCCTGATCGCCGACTACAACATGAGCGCTCCCTTTCCAGGCCCCGACCGCCTGCCCGTCGTTATGGACCAGGTTCTGACCAAGAGCCTCACGATCCGCGGTTTCATTCAGCGCGAGTTCGCTGACCAGCGTCCAGCCTTTTATTCGGAGATGAGCCAGTGGATTCGCGGAGGCCGCCTGCGCTATCGCGAGGATGTGGTGGACGGTCTCGACAATGCACCGGACGCCTTCATCGGCCTGCTGCAGGGGCGCAACTTCGGCAAGCTGGTTGTGCGGGTCTTATAA
- a CDS encoding methyltransferase produces the protein MSELDPSHIMQVGMGFFASKTLLSAVELELFTKLAMQPMTGKEIAAALQLNPRAIPDFPDALVALKFLQRDGDGPDAHYSNTPESTFFLDRNSPGYIGGILEMANARLYRFWADLTAALKTGMPQNETKQSGEPMCAKLYADPARLEQFMNAMSGISAGNFKEFARKFDFSGFKTLCDVGGATGQLSCMVAAANPHMRCASLDLPKVVPIATRKIQQAGLTDRVTALGGDFLADPLPKAEIITMGMILHDWNLEKKKLLIRKAYDALPPGGAFVVIEALIDDERRENAFGLMMSLNMLIEFGDAFDYSGADFVGWCREVGFRDFQIIPLTGPSSAAVAYK, from the coding sequence ATGTCGGAGCTAGATCCGTCACATATCATGCAAGTCGGGATGGGATTCTTTGCGTCGAAGACGCTGCTTTCAGCCGTCGAATTGGAACTCTTCACCAAACTCGCCATGCAGCCGATGACGGGCAAAGAGATCGCCGCAGCTTTGCAACTTAATCCACGCGCCATTCCGGACTTTCCGGACGCACTGGTGGCTCTCAAGTTTCTTCAACGCGACGGCGACGGCCCCGATGCGCACTACTCGAATACGCCCGAGAGCACGTTTTTTCTGGATCGAAACAGCCCTGGCTACATCGGTGGCATCCTCGAGATGGCGAATGCCCGCCTGTATCGATTCTGGGCAGACCTCACAGCGGCTCTCAAGACCGGCATGCCGCAAAATGAAACTAAGCAATCGGGAGAGCCGATGTGCGCGAAGCTCTACGCGGACCCGGCACGCCTCGAGCAGTTTATGAACGCCATGTCGGGGATTTCTGCTGGAAACTTCAAGGAGTTTGCCCGGAAATTCGATTTCTCTGGGTTCAAGACCCTTTGCGATGTCGGTGGCGCGACTGGACAGCTTTCCTGCATGGTCGCCGCAGCGAATCCGCACATGCGCTGCGCCAGTCTCGATCTCCCCAAAGTCGTGCCGATAGCCACACGCAAAATTCAGCAGGCGGGCCTGACCGACCGGGTAACGGCTCTCGGTGGCGACTTCTTGGCCGATCCATTGCCCAAGGCGGAGATCATCACCATGGGGATGATCTTGCACGACTGGAACCTTGAGAAAAAGAAGCTGCTCATTCGCAAGGCGTATGACGCCTTGCCCCCAGGCGGGGCGTTTGTGGTTATCGAGGCGCTCATCGACGATGAAAGGCGCGAGAATGCGTTCGGCTTGATGATGTCTCTCAACATGCTGATCGAGTTTGGCGATGCCTTCGATTACTCGGGAGCCGACTTTGTGGGCTGGTGTCGCGAAGTCGGATTCCGGGATTTTCAGATCATCCCGCTGACGGGCCCGTCGAGCGCTGCGGTCGCCTACAAGTAG